Proteins found in one Salvia splendens isolate huo1 chromosome 10, SspV2, whole genome shotgun sequence genomic segment:
- the LOC121752847 gene encoding uncharacterized protein LOC121752847 — MGLEVVQTPKTVEAKIATLVMEPDLRTQIINAQRQDDIMEKFRAKVRSGEEKSFKVEAYNALTFEGRICVPNNDELRNKILSEAHDTPYTAHPGSTKMYQDMKKKFWRNCMKRSVTMFVERCLACQQVKVLHQQPYGKLQPLEIPEWKWDHI, encoded by the coding sequence ATGGGGCTGGAAGTAGTACAAACACCTAAAACAGTGGAAGCAAAGATTGCCACCTTAGTGATGGAACCAGATTTGAGAACTCAAATTATAAACGCACAAAGACAAGATGACATCATGGAAAAATTTCGAGCAAAAGTACGATCTGGTGAGGAAAAAAGTTTTAAGGTAGAAGCATACAATGCTCTCACCTTCGAAGGAAGAATCTGTGTGCCAAATAATGACGAACTCAGAAAtaagattttgagtgaagctcACGACACCCCGTATACTGCccatccagggagcaccaagatgtatcaagatatgaaaaagaaattTTGGCGGAATTGTATGAAAAGAAGCGTTACCATGTTCGTGGAAAGATGCCTAGCATGCCAGCAAGTTAAGGTACTCCACCAACAACcttatgggaaattgcaaccttTAGAAATtcctgagtggaaatgggaTCATATATga